From Chryseobacterium sp. IHB B 17019, one genomic window encodes:
- a CDS encoding DNA-3-methyladenine glycosylase: MKLPLSYYLNQDAVFLAKDLLGKVLFTKINDEITAGIIVETEAYSGIQDKASHAYGGRRTNRTETLYNKGGVSYVYLCYGIHHLFNIVTSVEDEPHGILIRAVEPLIGHEIIEKRRNMPFTKPAVSSGPGSVARALGIDGSFNKKSFSEDEIWVEDHGIRYTQDQIAEVPRVGVGYAQEHALLPWRFFVKGNKYVSKPNKY; the protein is encoded by the coding sequence TTGAAACTTCCATTATCATATTATCTCAATCAAGATGCTGTTTTCCTTGCAAAAGACCTATTGGGAAAAGTACTTTTTACTAAAATAAATGACGAAATAACTGCCGGAATAATAGTAGAAACAGAAGCCTATTCCGGAATACAGGACAAAGCATCGCACGCCTACGGAGGACGGCGGACCAACCGCACCGAAACCCTGTACAATAAAGGAGGTGTTTCTTACGTGTACCTCTGCTACGGGATTCATCACCTTTTTAATATTGTGACCTCGGTTGAAGATGAGCCACACGGTATTTTAATAAGAGCCGTTGAGCCGCTAATCGGCCATGAAATAATAGAAAAAAGAAGAAACATGCCTTTTACAAAACCTGCTGTTTCGTCCGGACCCGGTTCTGTAGCCCGAGCTTTGGGAATTGATGGTTCTTTCAATAAAAAAAGCTTTAGCGAAGATGAAATCTGGGTTGAAGATCACGGCATTCGTTACACACAGGATCAGATCGCCGAAGTACCGCGGGTAGGAGTAGGCTATGCTCAGGAACACGCACTTTTGCCGTGGAGGTTTTTCGTGAAAGGTAATAAATATGTAAGCAAACCAAATAAGTATTGA